A genomic region of Trifolium pratense cultivar HEN17-A07 linkage group LG3, ARS_RC_1.1, whole genome shotgun sequence contains the following coding sequences:
- the LOC123916563 gene encoding uncharacterized protein LOC123916563, with amino-acid sequence MASSEVEIASFNLSQNQKTQKPTWVSRVAKNNNNLGTLKFNKRFHNVFSEQDDSSLSALVSPRHSKIVDRWATRQAQEVVTNLGKKNNEDAVKVFDKFSTRSSSFNYRRGREDSVSPPRSDGSSDSEKASGLGASSLVRIWEKRLNNQSNCTKQNVPLAGRTNSDSSCNDTNACSVEDHGRVSEEEDSSDEPFTCWEYDKTKVSTDQNCLPKVKCNSDAVESEKSKVADIIKRLYVDNDQELSNGAASSPFRERDCVSTPKQLMEHKSFGKVRSHPRIRGRQAFNDLMTHFECDRHGELNNLAERGAVSKFTQRGRIQSLLRLRLLQRGVAVFDPSRPKSTRHGGNKHQQGSTGHEGNKQQQGSVIMQLRERFDTRDERRISSLKEVTVIHCKKHTQNPVSQTNAGVKEEEHLSCGFEAQNDDPKETVEESSSKVDSNANEMVDEVEARDQQLYDTIETDYNEILEEKECSEYNYDETSASYDWISSISRPKSYWEELRQEWYREVLDFGSGNDERRELLQRKTVSTVLCSDFRERMDKLMKSHVGTQTHLVSNQHDEEDPEESMEKLMAFYYDRLRVRGSPEEDGKDRNEKEVSEEDECINSGSDHELGDCHSGSDHELGDCSPSIHTPSSTTWSYRDTDGGDDSARAAFVSSPLHSQPFYPDSRLSSPANQPSIEMEIIYHLRGQMELLYQEMSELRKTLKNCTDMQMQMQLQQSQNQAVHKVKGKKSSNKKSKKGNCCICNENKVNSVLYRCGHMCACLKCAKELQWKSGKCPICQVEIIDVVKVHTNT; translated from the exons atggcaTCATCAGAAGTTGAAATTGCTTCTTTTAATTTATCACAAAATCAGAAAACTCAAAAACCAACATGGGTTTCAAGAGTTGCtaaaaacaataacaacctTGGAACTCTAAAGTTCAACAAAAGATTTCATAATGTGTTTAGTGAGCAAGATGATTCTTCATTGTCTGCATTGGTTAGTCCAAGGCACTCGAAGATCGTTGATCGATGGGCGACAAGACAGGCTCAAGAAGTGGTGACAAATCTTGGAAAAAAGAATAATGAGGATGCAGTTAAGGTGTTTGATAAATTTTCTACAAGATCATCAAGTTTCAATTATAGGAGAGGCAGAGAAGATTCTGTTTCGCCTCCTCGTTCTGATGGGTCGTCTGATAGCGAAAAAGCATCGGGCCTTGGTGCTTCTTCCCTTGTTAGGATTTGGGAAAAAAGGCTCAACAACCAATCCAATTGCACAAAACAAAATGTACCATTAGCCGGAAGAACTAATTCGGATTCGAGCTGTAATGACACTAATGCATGTTCTGTGGAAGATCATGGTAGGGTATCAGAAGAAGAGGATTCCTCCGATGAACCATTTACATGTTGGGAATATGATAAAACAAAAGTTAGTACTGATCAAAATTGTTTACCAAAAGTGAAATGTAATTCAGATGCTGTTGAAAGTGAGAAGAGCAAGGTTGCTGATATTATAAAGAGACTCTATGTTGACAATGATCAAGAGTTAAGTAATGGTGCGGCAAGTTCTCCATTTAGAGAGCGTGATTGTGTTTCCACACCGAAACAATTAATGGAACATAAAAGTTTTGGCAAGGTCAGAAGCCACCCACGTATTAGGGGGCGCCAAGCATTCAATGATTTGATGACGCATTTTGAGTGTGATCGACATGGAGAGCTCAACAATCTTGCAGAACGAGGCGCGGTTTCTAAGTTCACACAAAGAGGTCGTATTCAG TCATTGCTTCGACTTAGATTATTACAACGTGGAGTAGCAGTTTTTGATCCATCTCGCCCGAAATCAACAAGACATGGAGGGAATAAACATCAACAAGGATCAACAGGACATGAAGGGAATAAACAACAGCAAGGATCAGTAATTATGCAACTAAG GGAAAGATTTGACACAAGAGATGAACGGAGAATTTCATCCCTGAAAGAAGTCACTGTCATCCATTGTAAGAAACATACACAAAATCCTGTGTCTCAAACTAATGCAGGTGTAAAAGAAGAAGAGCATCTAAGTTGTGGTTTTGAAGCTCAAAATGATGATCCAAAAGAAACTGTTGAGGAATCTTCATCAAAGGTTGATTCAAATGCAAATGAAATGGTTGATGAAGTAGAGGCAAGAGACCAACAATTATATGATACTATTGAAACCGACTACAACGAGATATTAGAAGAGAAAGAGTGTAGTGAGTATAATTATGATGAAACTAGCGCAAGTTATGACTGGATCAGTTCTATTTCTCGGCCTAAAAGCTATTGGGAGGAACTCAGGCAAGAATGGTATAGGGAAGTTCTTGACTTTGGTTCAGGCAATGATGAGAGACGCGAACTTCTTCAAAG AAAAACAGTTTCAACTGTCCTTTGTAGCGATTTTCGAGAAAGGATGGATAAATTGATGAAGTCTCACGTGGGAACACAAACACACTTAGTCAGTAATCAACACGACGAGGAAGATCCAGAAGAGAGTATGGAAAAATTGATGGCATTTTATTATGATCGCTTGCGCGTTAGAGGCAGTCCCGAAGAAGATGGAAAAGATAGAAACGAAAAAGAAGTGTCAGAGGAAGATGAATGCATCAATAGCGGTTCAGATCATGAACTTGGTGATTGTCATAGTGGTTCAGATCATGAACTTGGTGATTGTTCACCATCAATACATACACCATCATCAACAACATGGAGTTATAGAGACACTGACGGCGGGGATGATTCTGCTAGAGCTGCATTTGTATCTTCACCATTGCATTCTCAACCTTTCTATCCAGATAGTAGGCTATCTTCACCCGCAAATCAGCCTTCAATT GAAATGGAAATCATATACCATTTGCGAGGGCAAATGGAACTACTTTATCAAGAGATGTCCGAGCTAAGGAAAACACTAAAAAACTGTACAGACATGCAGATGCAAATGCAATTACAACAATCCCAGAATCAAGCAGTTCACAAAG TTAAAGGAAAGAAAAGCAGTAACAAGAAATCAAAGAAAGGAAATTGTTGCATTTGCAATGAAAATAAAGTAAACTCAGTTTTATACAG ATGTGGTCACATGTGTGCATGTCTCAAATGTGCCAAAGAGTTGCAATGGAAAAGTGGAAAATGTCCAATATGTCAAGTTGAAATAATAGATGTTGTCAAAGTACATACTAACACATAA
- the LOC123918465 gene encoding uncharacterized protein LOC123918465, which yields MVLSATAIGALLGLGTQMYSNALRKLPYMRHPWEHAIGMGLGVVFVNQLLKWEAQVEQDLDKMLAKAKAANERRYIDGDDD from the exons ATGGTACTAAGCGCGACGGCGATCGGAGCTTTATTGGGTTTGGGAACTCAGATGTACTCCAACGCTCTCCGCAAACTCCCTTACATGCGCC ATCCGTGGGAACATGCAATTGGAATGGGATTGGGCGTTGTGTTCGTGAATCAGCTTCTCAAATGGGAAGCTCAAGTTGAACAAGACCTTGATAAGATGCTTGCAAAAGCTAAAGCCGCTAATGAAAGACGTTACATTG ATGGAGATGACGATTAG
- the LOC123917909 gene encoding LRR receptor-like serine/threonine-protein kinase GSO1 has translation MKTSTFFIVVLLLVCFISMPFLIVLGQEDLDKDTTLRILLEVKKSFVQDPENVLSDWSEDNTDYCSWRGVSCGLNSLVDDSVNMVGLNLSDSSLTGSISPELGRLKNLLHLDLSSNSLVGPIPTNLSNLVLLESLLLFSNQLNGSIPTEFGSLTSLRVMRLGDNGLTGMIPASLGKLVNLVSFGLASCELAGPIPPELGQLSLLENLVLQDNELMGPIPSELGNCSSLTVFTAANNNLNGSIPSELSQLKNLQLLNLVNNSLTGEIPSQLGDMSELVYLNFMGNQLEGTIPPSLAQLGNLQNLDLSMNKLSGGIPEEFGNMRQLGFMVLSGNNLNSVIPKTICSNATNLEHLMLSENGLYGEIPAELSQCQSLKQLDLSNNSLNGSIPLELYGLVELTDLLLNNNSLVGSISPFIGNFSNLQTLALYHNNLKGDLPKEIGMLGKLEILYLYDNRLSGSIPMEIGNCSSLQMIDFFGNSFKGEIPITIGMLKELNFLHLRQNELVGEIPATLGNCHKLSILDLADNKLSGAIPPTFGFLESLEKLMLYNNTLEGNLPHQLINVANLTRVNLSKNRFNGSLVALCSSQSFLSFDVTDNEFDGEIPPHLGNSPSLYRLRLGNNKFSGEIPRTLGKIHDLTLLDLSGNSLTGPIPAELSLCNKLTYIDLNSNHLYGQIPAWLGSLPQLGEIKLSSNNFSGTLPLGLFKCSKLLVLSLNDNLLNGSLPSDIGDLAYLNVLRLDRNKFSGPIPPEVGKLSKLYELQLSRNSFNGEMPIEIGKLQNLQTILDLSYNNLSGGIPPSLGTMSKLETLDLSHNQLTGKIPPQVGEMSSLEKLDLSYNNLQGKLDKKFSRWPDEAFEGNQHLCGSSQDRCDSDDTSGSEPSGLSESSVVIISALSTSAAIALLILSVRIFCKNKQDYLREDSKVTSYVYSSSSSQAQRRPLFQLRAAGKRDFNWEDIMDATNNLNDDFMIGSGGSGKIYKAELTTGEIVAVKKISSKDDFLLNKSFLREVNTLGRIKHRHLVKLIGFCSNRNKGEGWNLLIYEYMENGSLWDWLHGKPGNASKLKKRLDWETRFKIAVGLAQGVEYLHHDCAPKIIHRDIKSSNILLDSKMEAHLGDFGLAKALIESYDSNTESNSCFAGSCGYMAPEYAFSLRSTEKSDVFSLGIVLMELVSGKMPTSDFFGADMDMVRWVEMHIDMHGSTREKLIDPELKPLFPSELFAAFQVLEIALQCTKATPQERPSSRKVCDLLLHVFSNRTMDFEKMKLDHHK, from the exons ATGAAGACTTCAACATTTTTTATAGTAGTTTTACTTCTTGTGTGTTTCATTTCAATGCCATTTCTAATAGTCCTTGGCCAAGAAGATTTAGATAAAGATACAACTTTGAGAATACTTTTGGAAGTGAAAAAATCTTTTGTCCAAGACCCAGAAAATGTTTTGAGTGATTGGTCAGAAGATAACACTGATTACTGTAGTTGGAGAGGGGTTTCATGTGGTTTGAACTCTTTGGTTGATGACTCGGTGAATATGGTTGGACTCAACCTTTCTGACTCTTCACTCACTGGGTCAATATCACCTGAACTCGGTCGTTTGAAAAACTTGCTCCACCTTGATCTTTCTTCAAATAGTCTTGTGGGTCCCATTCCTACAAATCTCTCTAACCTTGTTTTATTGGAATCTCTGCTTTTGTTTTCTAACCAACTCAATGGCTCTATTCCCACTGAGTTTGGCTCGCTCACGAGTCTCCGAGTCATGCGACTCGGTGACAATGGGTTAACTGGTATGATTCCTGCGTCTCTTGGGAAATTGGTTAACTTGGTCAGTTTTGGCCTAGCTTCATGTGAACTCGCTGGACCGATTCCACCTGAACTCGGTCAACTCAGTCTCTTGGAGAATCTTGTTCTGCAGGACAACGAGTTGATGGGTCCGATTCCATCCGAGTTAGGAAACTGCTCAAGCCTCACCGTGTTCACTGCTGCAAACAACAATCTCAATGGCTCAATTCCAAGTGAACTGAGTCAACTCAAGAATCTACAACTTCTCAACCTTGTCAACAATAGCCTAACAGGGGAGATACCGAGTCAACTCGGTGATATGAGTGAACTCGTTTACCTCAATTTCATGGGGAACCAGCTTGAGGGCACAATTCCACCGTCTCTAGCTCAACTGGGTAATCTTCAAAATCTTGACTTGTCTATGAACAAGCTCAGTGGAGGAATTCCAGAGGAGTTTGGCAACATGCGTCAGCTAGGTTTCATGGTTCTGTCTGGTAACAACCTTAATAGCGTCATACCAAAAACAATATGTTCCAATGCAACAAATTTGGAACATTTGATGCTATCAGAAAATGGACTTTATGGTGAAATTCCAGCTGAATTGAGTCAATGTCAATCACTGAAACAACTTGACTTGTCTAACAATTCACTCAATGGTTCCATACCTCTTGAGCTTTATGGTTTAGTGGAGTTAACTGATCTTTTGCTAAACAACAATAGTTTGGTTGGTTCAATCTCTCCTTTTATAGGGAACTTCAGCAACTTGCAGACACTTGCTTTGTATCACAACAATTTGAAGGGTGATCTTCCTAAAGAGATAGGAATGCTTGGGAAGTTGGAAATTTTATATCTTTATGATAATAGATTATCAGGGTCTATACCTATGGAGATTGGTAACTGTTCCAGCTTACAAATGATTGATTTCTTTGGAAACAGTTTCAAGGGAGAAATTCCCATCACTATTGGAATGCTGAAagaattgaatttccttcaccTTAGGCAAAATGAGCTTGTTGGTGAGATTCCTGCCACCTTGGGGAATTGTCATAAACTGAGTATCCTTGATTTGGCTGACAATAAGCTCTCTGGTGCAATTCCTCCAACATTTGGATTCCTTGAGTCATTGGAGAAGCTCATGCTCTACAACAATACTCTTGAAGGTAACCTTCCTCACCAATTGATAAATGTAGCAAACTTGACTAGAGTGAATCTTTCAAAGAATAGGTTTAATGGTAGTCTAGTGGCATTGTGTAGCTCTCAATCGTTTCTTTCTTTCGATGTTACCGACAATGAGTTTGATGGCGAAATTCCGCCTCATCTGGGAAACTCACCCTCCCTTTATAGGCTAAGATTAGGCAACAATAAATTTTCTGGCGAAATTCCAAGGACATTGGGAAAAATCCACGATCTGACATTGTTAGACCTATCAGGAAATTCGCTTACCGGACCAATACCAGCTGAGCTTTCTTTGTGCAATAAACTGACTTACATTGATTTAAACAGTAATCATCTTTATGGACAAATACCAGCATGGCTTGGAAGTTTGCCACAATTGGGAGAGATTAAGCTCTCCTCCAATAATTTTTCGGGAACTCTTCCATTAGGCCTATTCAAATGTTCCAAATTATTAGTCCTCTCTCTGAATGACAACCTTCTCAATGGAAGTCTCCCATCTGATATAGGTGATCTTGCATATCTTAATGTCCTCCGACTTGACCGTAATAAGTTCTCCGGACCGATCCCTCCAGAGGTAGGAAAGCTGAGCAAGCTTTATGAGCTCCAACTCTCCAGGAATAGCTTTAATGGTGAGATGCCAATTGAGATTGGAAAACTTCAAAATCTACAAACCATTTTAGACCTCAGTTACAATAATCTCTCAGGTGGCATACCACCTTCTCTAGGGACTATGTCAAAATTAGAAACACTTGATCTTTCCCACAATCAACTTACAGGAAAAATCCCTCCACAAGTTGGTGAAATGAGCAGTTTGGAAAAGCTTGATCTCTCTTACAACAACCTTCAAGGGAAATTGGACAAGAAGTTCTCCCGGTGGCCAGATGAAGCATTTGAAGGGAACCAACATCTTTGTGGAAGCTCTCAAGACCGCTGCGACAGTGATGATACTTCCGGCAGCGAGCCTTCAGGCCTAAGTGAGTCATCCGTGGTGATAATATCTGCCCTTTCAACTTCGGCTGCAATTGCACTATTGATACTTTCAGTGAGAATCTTCTGCAAAAACAAGCAAGATTATTTAAGGGAAGACAGCAAAGTCACGTCTTATGTCTACTCTTCCTCTTCATCACAAGCGCAGAGACGGCCACTGTTCCAGCTAAGAGCTGCTGGAAAGAGGGATTTCAATTGGGAAGATATCATGGATGCAACAAACAATCTAAACGACGACTTCATGATTGGTTCAGGAGGTTCAGGGAAAATCTACAAAGCTGAATTGACCACTGGAGAGATAGTTGCTGTTAAGAAGATTTCATCAAAAGACGATTTTCTGTTGAACAAAAGCTTCTTAAGAGAAGTTAATACACTGGGGAGAATAAAGCATAGACATTTGGTGAAGTTAATAGGGTTCTGTAGCAATAGAAACAAAGGAGAGGGTTGGAATCTACTGATATATGAGTACATGGAAAATGGAAGTTTATGGGATTGGCTACATGGAAAACCAGGAAATGCAAGCAAATTAAAGAAGAGACTTGATTGGGAGACAAGGTTTAAAATTGCTGTGGGATTGGCTCAAGGAGTGGAGTACCTGCATCATGATTGTGCACCAAAGATCATTCACAGAGACATCAAATCCAGCAACATATTGCTAGATTCCAAAATGGAGGCACATTTGGGAGATTTTGGACTAGCAAAAGCACTCATTGAAAGTTATGACTCTAATACTGAGTCGAATTCTTGTTTTGCAGGATCTTGTGGTTACATGGCACCAG AGTACGCGTTCTCCCTGCGTTCAACAGAAAAAAGTGATGTTTTCAGCTTGGGAATAGTTCTGATGGAACTTGTTAGTGGTAAAATGCCAACAAGTGACTTTTTTGGAGCTGATATGGACATGGTGAGATGGGTGGAGATGCATATTGATATGCATGGCTCTACCCGTGAGAAATTGATAGATCCTGAACTGAAACCTCTTTTCCCTAGTGAATTGTTTGCTGCTTTCCAAGTGCTTGAGATAGCTTTGCAATGCACCAAAGCTACACCACAGGAGAGACCATCTTCAAGGAAAGTATGTGATCTTCTCCTCCATGTATTCAGTAACAGAACCATGGACTTTGAGAAGATGAAATTGGATCATCACAAGTAA
- the LOC123918341 gene encoding peptidyl-prolyl cis-trans isomerase FKBP13, chloroplastic: MSSVAPYSVGTCLTSLHLQKRNHSASSSTSLTTTTKCSSVQQPPLLVQKENQLNRREAITLSMSFGLLHSFLQPLTATAAEAVPCELTVSPSGLSFCDKVVGTGSQAVKGQLIKAHYVGRLENGKVFDSSYDRGKPLTFRVGVGEVIKGWDEGILGGDGIPPMLTGGKRTLKLPPELGYGSRGAGCRGGSCVIPPDSVLLFDVEFVSKA, from the exons ATGAGTTCAGTGGCACCATATTCAGTTGGGACTTGTCTCACTTCATTGCACCTCCAAAAACGTAACCATTCTGCATCATCATCAACTTcactaacaacaacaacaaaatgttCTTCTGTTCAACAACCACCACTTCTTGTACAAAAGGAGAATCAATTGAACAGAAGAGAAGCAATAACCCTCTCCATGAGTTTTGGCCTTCTTCATTCTTTCTTACAACCTCTCACTGCAACAGCAGCAGAAGCGGTTCCATGTGAATTAACAGTTTCTCCTTCAGGCCTATCCTTTTGTGATAAAGTTGTTGGCACCGGTTCTCAAGCTGTTAAGGGACAACTTATTAAg GCACATTATGTTGGGAGATTGGAGAATGGAAAAGTTTTTGATAGCAGTTACGATCGAGGCAAGCCACTTACGTTTCGCGTTGGTGTTGGAGAG GTTATCAAAGGATGGGATGAAGGCATTTTAGGAGGTGATGGAATTCCTCCTATGCTTACAg GAGGTAAACGTACATTGAAGCTTCCTCCGGAACTTGGATATGGTTCAAGAGGGGCTGGTTGTAGAGGAG GTTCGTGTGTCATTCCTCCGGATTCAGTACTCTTATTTGATGTGGAGTTTGTTAGTAAAGCATGA
- the LOC123918442 gene encoding uncharacterized protein LOC123918442, producing the protein MAKSMRSKREKRLRAIRREIVEPYYEKKDEAKLAAQEAALAAPKLQVPVPPKTDMEVSTFTINNNSMDVDMGDEDKSKASLKPVGRIGKKLKKKLKMAKGRRRQGNGKPSRKRHI; encoded by the exons ATGGCGAAGTCAATGAGATCAAAGAGGGAGAAGAGGTTAAGGGCTATTAGAAGAGAGATTGTTGAACCTTATTATGAGAAGAAAGATGAGGCTAAACTTGCTGCTCAAGAAGCTGCTCTTGCTGCACCTAAGCTTCAGGTTCCCGTTCCACCAAAGACTGACATGGAAGTTTCCACTTTTACTATCAACAACAATAGCATGG aTGTGGATATGGGTGACGAAGACAAGAGCAAAGCTTCCTTGAAACCTGTTGGCAGGATAGggaagaaattgaagaagaaattgaagatgGCTAAAGGAAGACGCCGCCAAGGTAATGGAAAGCCAAGTAGGAAGCGTCACATATGA